Genomic window (Candidatus Margulisiibacteriota bacterium):
CTGTACGCAAGAGAGTAATCGAACAGAGGTTAGACATAAGAATATGTTTAAAGAAATCAATTTAACTACAGAGCAAGAAGTAAAGATTAAAGAAATTTTTAAGAAATATAAGTCATGTCCAGAGGGCGAAGCTCCACAAGTAAGAGATGCCAGAGTGGAATTGATGAAAGAGCTTGATTCAGCTCAGCCATCTGAACAAAAAATTAAGGAACTAAAAAAAGAAATTGTTAATTTTCAAGCAAAGAGACTTGATGAGATGATTAGCATGAAGCAAGAAATGAACGGTGTTTTAACTGAGGAGCAGATTGCAAAGTTAAAAGAATTAAAAGAAAACAATAAAGAAGACAAAGAGAACCATAAAAAGACAAGCAAAGACAAAAAAAAATGGAATTTCTTTAAAGCTAAGGATTAGTAAGAGTATTAATAGTGTAAGCTTTCTTTTAAAAAGGAGAATAAAATGAGAATAGTTATTAACAGTTTAATGGTTTTAGGATTAGCTGGAATGCTTTTTGCGGCTACAGCCGGAAACATAGATGGTAGCGCGAAGCAAGGCAAGGATGATGCGCGTCAGCAAAGGATCTTGGCAAATGGCGATCTTTCAGAAGCACAGCATAAACAAATTAAAGAAATACACGATAAGTCTAGGCAAGAGAATAAGGAACTCTCTGATAAGTTAAACGACCTCAGAGATGCAATGAAAACAGAGATGGAAGCGAATCCACGTTCAGAAACTAAGATAAATAAACTTAGAGATGACATGAAGGAATTACAAGCAAAGAGAGCAACGTCTAGAGAAAAACTTAAAGCAGAAACAGATAGCGTATATACACCAGAACAGCTGACTAAAAGAAATGAGAGAAGAGCAGAGCAAGAAGAAAAATTTAAGAAAGCTAAAGAAGCAAGAAAAACAAAATAACTTTTTTTGATTTAAG
Coding sequences:
- a CDS encoding Spy/CpxP family protein refolding chaperone — its product is MKKVSKSLMVLSVVGMLFAAQYGEANRGCVDSADCTQESNRTEVRHKNMFKEINLTTEQEVKIKEIFKKYKSCPEGEAPQVRDARVELMKELDSAQPSEQKIKELKKEIVNFQAKRLDEMISMKQEMNGVLTEEQIAKLKELKENNKEDKENHKKTSKDKKKWNFFKAKD
- a CDS encoding periplasmic heavy metal sensor — protein: MRIVINSLMVLGLAGMLFAATAGNIDGSAKQGKDDARQQRILANGDLSEAQHKQIKEIHDKSRQENKELSDKLNDLRDAMKTEMEANPRSETKINKLRDDMKELQAKRATSREKLKAETDSVYTPEQLTKRNERRAEQEEKFKKAKEARKTK